In Acipenser ruthenus unplaced genomic scaffold, fAciRut3.2 maternal haplotype, whole genome shotgun sequence, the DNA window CAGACTTTGAAAAAGACGTTTCACTGAAGAAATTAGTGGATTTAATTCTGCATCTTtttgacaaaaacatttttaaacgaTCATTCAGTTCGATTAAACAGATCATCGgaatttttaaattttttctaCATAGTTTCACAACGTGGCTTTTTTTTCACTTGTGTACCATTTTCCACATTCAGGAGAAGAAGAAACATCTTTGGATTAATTTGGAGCAGATTCTAAAACAGAATTCTTCACAACtcgctggctttttttttttttcgacatcCTAAATCGGATCGGATGGATCTTACAAAATAACTTTTTTGGTGGGGAGGGGGGCGCTTTCCAGATTTGCTCCTCCTAGTGGTTGAAACGAGGCATTACTTTAGTCAGCGAGGCAATAAGCTAGCTTTGCAGCAAACGATCAAACTGAGAAACGCATTGATCGCAGAATTTGGGTCGTTTTGGTTGGGGGacgtctgcctgtctctctggctctctctctctcctgtatttTTTGCATCccataattttttaaaaaaatatataatcacttgtttttctttttaaaatggctttaCAAGACATTTGCCGTCAACCACACACCCCTGCCTTTCCCCTCTGCCACAAATGGAACGACCCGATCTCATTAGCCTTAGACGGGGGCGATACCAACACCGTCCTGGGGCGGGGGGGATCCGCAACACTACCGTTTTACATACCGTTAACCGCCAGCACCTGTTTCAAAAAGCCATCCCTTCGACCCCAAACCCCGCACCCCGCTCCCCCGAACCAGATCCCCAAACGGGCCGCCGTGGCCGTCCCTTTTGAGCTCGCTCACGGCACCACGACCTTGTCATTCAAGTTCCAAGGCGGGGTGATAGCCGCAGCCGACACCCGCTCCAGCTGCGCCGGCTACGTGGAATGCCCGACAGCCGAGAAAGTGATCCCCATTCACAGCCACTTGGTCGGGACAACCTCGGGCACCTCTGCGGACTGCATGCTGTGGAAACGGATCTTATCCCGGGAGTGCCGGCTCTACCAGCTGCGCAACAAGGTGCCCCTGACCGTGAAAGGCACGGCCAAGCTGCTGTCTGCCGCGCTGTCCCCTTTCAAAGGGACGGAGCTCTGCGTGGCGGCCACGCTGTGCGGCTGGGACCGGACCGGGCCGTCGCTTCATTACGTTTACAGCGACGGCACCCGGCTGGAGGGACAGCTGTTCTCGGTGGGCTCGGGTTCGCCCTATGCGTACTCGGTTTTGGACCGGGAGTACCGCTTCGACATGAGCGTGCAGGAGGCCTACGCCCTGGCGCGGAACGCCGTGTACCACGCCACGCACCGCGACGCCTACTCGGGGGGGTGCGTGGATCTGTATCACGTGACCGAGTGCGGGTGGAGGAAAATCGGGAGGGACAATCTGCTGCCGGTTTATTACGAGAAGaaggagggaggggaggtgcgTGGGTTCTGaaggagggaggggaggtgcgTGGGTTCTGAAGGGGGGAGGTGCGTGGGTTCTGAAGGGGGAGGGGAGGTGCGTGGGTTCTGaaggagggaggggaggtgcgTGGGTTCTGAAGGGGGGAGGTGCGTGGGTTCTGaaggagggaggggaggtgcgTGGGTTCTGAAGGGGGGAGGGGAGGTGCGTGTGTTCTGAAGGGGGGAGGGGAGATGCGTGGGTTCTGaaggagggaggggaggtgcgTGGGTTCTGaaggagggaggggaggtgcgTGGGTTCTGaaggagggaggggaggtgcgTGGGTTCTGaaggagggaggggaggtgcgtgggttatgaaggagggaggggaggtgcgTGTGTTCTGAAGGGGGAGGGGAGGTGCGTGTGTTCTGAAGGGGGGAGGGGAGATGCGTGGGTTCTGAAGGGGGGAGGGGAGGTGCGTGGGTTCTGAAGGGGGGAGGTGCGTGTGTTCTGAAGGGGGGAGGGGAGGTGCGTGGGTTCTGAAGGGGGGAGGGGAGGTGCGTGGGTTCTGAAGgggggaggggaggtgtgtgGGTTCTGAAGGGGGGAGGGGAGGTGCGTGGGTTCTGAAGGAGGTGcgtgtaacaaaaaaacaaaaagctaatgATCAGTTCAATTGAGGGTCtagttaattgagagctcagctggaatgaaaaccagcaggcactGGGGGACCCCCAGGAACCGGGACTGGGAAGGGCTGGCTTACAACTGGAGTGGAAGGGACAGCTTCGAACACCCCTGATTTTAAAAGGTTCCCAAACACCCCTTCTTTTCCCAGTTTCCCTAAATGGCACGACCCGCTTGCATTAGCCCTGGTTGGGGAGGCTCTACCAACTCCAGCTTAATGGGGGAGTTGTATCCTTCTGGCGCCCCGTATCTTTCAGCTGTACTTTTCTGTCCCACATTTCATAttgcctggagagagagagagagagagagatggggagagagagagagagagggaaaaggtcattctgtcaaaaaaaaaaatccaagttgATTTCAGTAGAGACAGCTCCCTCAGGAGACCCTTAGCAAAAGGAATGTGGAACAGCAAAGGGCAGCCTTCATCTGAAACAGTATCTCGCTTCAAATCACACTTTCTCAGTGCTTTTGTCTTCTCTTATTCTCTTATGTTCCTAGAACTATTCTTGTTGTTGCTTAAATGGCtgcgttgctttgactgtgagttcaggagctgctcttcagttctagctgcactGCCATAGACTCGcgcaacacaggctagatcagacatTGTCTCTACAGAACAGccagcagcgccatctagtggtctgccACTGTGGATCacatttgttttgctggcaatactctagctgtgcactagatggcgctgctggCTGTTCTATAGAGACActgtctgatctagcctgtgttgcgCGTGTCTATGGCagtgcagctagaactgaagagcgctcctgaactcacagtcaaagcaacgcagactgagcaaaacaatgtaatacagcccagcccagcgcattgcagttaaagaactacagctcccagcatccctcaccattgccgcaggtgcagaggcatgctgggagctgtagtcctagccagggctgtaccgattcacaatacaataactatggcagggcagctagaactgaagagcagctcctgaattcacagtcaaagcaacgcaGACTGAGGAATACAATATAAAACTCAGTGTTTGAGTAATTACAAAAAAGAGGTATTCAAATTAATTGCAAATATCCTAAAAAGgttaaagcattattattattattattattattattattattattattattatagtatttgaTCATACAAAATTCGTcagctagctagctagatagaTAAAGAGTATCAATTACTTTGCCCTTACCCTTGACAAAGATGGCAACGGTTTACCCTATTCTCCATGGAAGTGAAGCCGATCAGAAGGGGCAACCGACGTCTCAAAGCGCGCCCTTACTGAAGGTGGCGGACTTCTCCCTTAATATGAACAGAGACTGAAGCCAGACTTGTGCCCCAACGTCACGAGAAGCGACGCACTTCCTCCGAAGCGGTTTTTGGGTGTTTTAAAACAACGGAAGGACCTTCGACACAGACTTCATTACAAAAGAAGATGGCGCTTGCAAGTGTGCTGAGCGGTGAATCGGCTTTTTCTTTCAACAATGACCGGTCTTTCGCCTCGCCGGGTCGTTGGCCGGAGCGGGCTTCGTGTGAGGGACTCAGCTTTGCGGTCAGGGATCCACTCTGCCCCGAGGCGGGGGTCGGGCCTGAGGAGAAATTGAATTTCTGCACGGGACAACGACTCTGGCGTTTAAGGTAAGAAActcaaaaacaaa includes these proteins:
- the psmb11b gene encoding proteasome subunit beta type-11b, with amino-acid sequence MALQDICRQPHTPAFPLCHKWNDPISLALDGGDTNTVLGRGGSATLPFYIPLTASTCFKKPSLRPQTPHPAPPNQIPKRAAVAVPFELAHGTTTLSFKFQGGVIAAADTRSSCAGYVECPTAEKVIPIHSHLVGTTSGTSADCMLWKRILSRECRLYQLRNKVPLTVKGTAKLLSAALSPFKGTELCVAATLCGWDRTGPSLHYVYSDGTRLEGQLFSVGSGSPYAYSVLDREYRFDMSVQEAYALARNAVYHATHRDAYSGGCVDLYHVTECGWRKIGRDNLLPVYYEKKEGGEVRGF